In one window of Gossypium hirsutum isolate 1008001.06 chromosome A01, Gossypium_hirsutum_v2.1, whole genome shotgun sequence DNA:
- the LOC107893724 gene encoding oleosin, translating into MAESNPSQQRPARPTCIAPAFTFLQIILSHAPNTTPLLAFLFIFFVSALTLLILTALALSATVLGFIFFMPLVLFTSPIWLPGCTLLFLTAAGFLLACGFGGAVAAGSTWMFRYFWGMHPPGSNRVGSARTRIYDTASHVKDYVGYLQSKVRDVASGA; encoded by the coding sequence ATGGCGGAAAGTAATCCGAGCCAGCAGCGGCCGGCAAGGCCTACCTGCATCGCCCCTGCCTTCACTTTCCTACAAATAATCCTATCTCATGCACCCAACACCACCCCTCTTCTCGCTTTCTTATTCATCTTTTTCGTTTCGGCCTTAACTCTCCTAATCCTCACTGCTCTCGCCCTCTCTGCCACCGTTCTCGGGTTCATCTTTTTTATGCCATTGGTTCTTTTTACTAGCCCCATTTGGCTCCCCGGATGCACCCTGCTCTTTCTCACCGCTGCCGGCTTCTTGTTGGCGTGCGGCTTCGGAGGCGCCGTCGCGGCTGGCTCCACTTGGATGTTCCGCTACTTTTGGGGCATGCACCCACCTGGGTCCAACCGGGTTGGTTCTGCACGAACCCGGATTTATGACACGGCTAGCCATGTCAAGGACTATGTTGGATACTTGCAAAGCAAGGTCAGGGATGTTGCTTCTGGTGCATGA